From a region of the Fischerella sp. JS2 genome:
- a CDS encoding response regulator: protein MRILLIEDDEVLVSVLLQSLTKQHYVVDVVQDGQMGWEYSQSTNYDLLLMDVGLPKIDGISLCQKLRKKGCNTPILLMTAKDASSDRIRGLDTGADDYLIKPLDLEELQARIRALLRRGEIPHTPVLEIERLRLDPSSCQVTYNEKQIELTPKEYSLLELLMRNPSRVYSRGDIIEHLWTFDDPPQEETVKSHIKWLRHKLKVAGAVDWIENVYGVGYRLNPQKLKQGTRGTRGQGGHGDKGDRGEVSFDPNSANSVNSASVVQQFQQAMGGLWNQYQGLMTQRMDVLAQAATALASNNLTAELSQSAQQAAHKLAGVLGMFELDAGTEIARKIEVNFSQKGELSTIQKQQLLSLIQQLGDLLNLAVQKPSHQSTLPVPASANTRLLLIEPDLQLGAELQQLALGTGTLCEQIATIEGVKNYLKTTSPDLVVLNMDEVGTREDSLTLLAELAKRTPPIPVIVLTTANGLADRVTIARAGGRGFLVKPVTAMQVWDIASQILQKHKNLAINVLIVDDDPLILAALRPMLEPWGIRMTGLAKPLGFWEVLEAIAPDLVILDVEMPQINGIELCQAVRTDPKWRGLPILFLTAHREIETVQQVFAVGADDYVLKPVVGEELLTRIIRRLERNR from the coding sequence GTGAGAATCTTGCTCATCGAGGATGACGAGGTATTAGTGAGTGTTTTGTTGCAGTCTTTGACCAAGCAACACTATGTTGTTGATGTTGTTCAGGATGGTCAAATGGGCTGGGAATATAGCCAAAGCACAAACTACGACCTGCTGCTGATGGATGTGGGATTACCGAAAATAGACGGGATATCCTTGTGTCAAAAATTACGTAAAAAAGGTTGTAATACTCCGATTTTGTTGATGACGGCAAAAGATGCTAGTAGCGATCGCATTCGGGGACTGGATACAGGTGCAGATGATTACTTGATCAAACCTTTGGATTTAGAAGAACTACAAGCACGAATCCGCGCCCTTTTACGTCGGGGTGAAATTCCTCATACCCCGGTACTGGAGATTGAGAGATTGCGGCTAGATCCGAGTAGTTGCCAAGTTACCTATAACGAAAAACAAATCGAATTAACACCCAAAGAATACAGTCTACTAGAACTGTTGATGCGGAATCCATCGCGAGTATACAGTCGGGGCGATATTATTGAGCATCTTTGGACTTTTGATGATCCACCACAGGAGGAAACTGTCAAATCGCACATTAAATGGTTGCGACATAAGCTGAAAGTTGCGGGGGCTGTAGATTGGATTGAGAATGTCTACGGTGTGGGATATCGGCTTAATCCTCAGAAGTTAAAGCAGGGGACAAGGGGGACACGGGGACAAGGGGGACACGGGGACAAGGGGGACAGGGGGGAGGTTTCTTTTGATCCTAACTCCGCAAATTCAGTAAATTCCGCATCTGTGGTGCAGCAGTTTCAACAAGCGATGGGTGGTTTGTGGAACCAGTATCAAGGGCTGATGACGCAGCGTATGGATGTATTGGCACAAGCTGCAACCGCTCTTGCTAGTAACAACTTAACAGCAGAATTAAGTCAATCTGCCCAACAGGCGGCGCACAAACTAGCTGGTGTTTTGGGAATGTTTGAACTGGATGCTGGGACTGAAATAGCACGAAAAATAGAAGTAAATTTTAGTCAAAAGGGCGAATTATCAACAATCCAAAAGCAGCAATTGCTGTCATTAATTCAACAGTTGGGCGACTTGTTAAATCTTGCAGTCCAAAAACCTAGTCATCAATCAACTCTCCCTGTTCCAGCTTCTGCAAACACCCGTTTATTATTAATTGAACCTGATCTGCAACTAGGGGCAGAGTTGCAACAGCTAGCGCTGGGTACGGGTACACTATGCGAGCAGATAGCCACAATTGAAGGTGTCAAAAATTACCTCAAAACAACATCACCAGATTTAGTAGTTCTGAATATGGATGAGGTGGGAACACGGGAAGATAGTTTGACATTATTAGCAGAATTAGCAAAACGCACTCCACCCATACCCGTAATTGTTCTGACTACCGCGAATGGGCTAGCAGACCGTGTTACCATTGCCCGTGCTGGAGGACGAGGATTTTTAGTCAAGCCAGTAACAGCAATGCAGGTATGGGATATTGCCTCTCAAATATTACAAAAACACAAAAATTTAGCAATTAATGTACTTATTGTAGATGATGACCCATTGATTTTAGCTGCCCTACGTCCCATGTTAGAACCTTGGGGTATACGGATGACAGGGTTAGCTAAACCGTTAGGTTTTTGGGAAGTACTAGAAGCGATCGCACCTGATTTAGTGATTTTAGATGTCGAAATGCCCCAAATCAATGGTATTGAACTTTGCCAAGCGGTACGTACCGATCCCAAATGGCGAGGATTACCGATTTTGTTTCTGACTGCACACCGGGAAATAGAAACCGTACAGCAAGTATTTGCCGTTGGCGCAGATGACTACGTACTCAAACCTGTAGTAGGAGAAGAATTGTTAACACGGATTATCCGCCGCCTCGAACGCAATCGATGA
- a CDS encoding DUF3086 domain-containing protein, which yields MYPEEYQNPQPTDESLQSPAEKSPTSTNEQTENLSVEPVLESTTQNSTVDTEQNNQTSVLPIANSQASNSKDEFVVQQQEEITTLGLENQAEIQVTQRLAQLQAQEQALKAEIANLQAAYKTLQAQMNQTQILMGNFVQETLSSLEQRKNTLQISIEQLERRQERIRSEMRTTFAGASQELAIRVQGFKDYLTGSLQDLAAAAEQLQLVSAPKPEPEKVIIKEVRPAETQPGTPQFAQQQFQDTTKQIRRLIDQYRTKPDYYGPPWQLRRTFEPVHAERVSNWFFNQGGRGALRTMGSRLQNILISSAIISILYKLYGDRVRTLVLANTPERLGEWRRGLQDCLGIGRPDFGPDRGVVLFESPEAVAQKAERLEKSKQLPLIIIDDSEELISLALLQFPLWLAFAPDPKMMRSYEDDF from the coding sequence ATGTATCCAGAGGAATATCAAAACCCACAACCAACAGATGAGTCTTTGCAATCACCAGCAGAAAAAAGCCCTACATCTACAAATGAACAAACAGAAAACTTATCTGTTGAACCAGTCTTAGAATCAACAACACAGAACTCCACAGTGGATACAGAACAAAATAATCAAACTTCTGTCTTACCTATAGCAAACTCACAAGCCAGCAACTCTAAAGATGAGTTTGTGGTGCAGCAACAAGAGGAAATCACCACTTTAGGATTAGAAAATCAAGCAGAAATCCAAGTAACACAACGACTTGCCCAGTTACAAGCACAAGAACAAGCCCTAAAAGCAGAAATTGCTAACTTGCAGGCTGCATATAAAACTCTGCAAGCACAAATGAATCAAACGCAAATTCTGATGGGGAATTTTGTGCAAGAGACGCTTTCTAGCTTAGAACAGCGTAAGAATACGCTACAAATTTCTATAGAACAGCTCGAAAGGCGTCAAGAACGCATCCGTAGCGAGATGCGAACTACGTTTGCAGGTGCTTCTCAAGAATTGGCAATTCGGGTACAAGGTTTTAAAGACTATCTCACTGGTAGCTTACAGGATTTAGCAGCTGCCGCAGAACAATTACAACTAGTTTCCGCACCAAAACCAGAACCAGAAAAAGTTATCATCAAAGAAGTCAGACCTGCTGAAACCCAACCAGGAACACCACAATTTGCCCAGCAGCAGTTTCAAGACACTACCAAGCAAATTCGTCGCCTGATTGACCAGTACCGCACCAAGCCAGATTATTATGGGCCACCGTGGCAGCTGCGTCGTACATTTGAACCTGTCCACGCCGAAAGAGTTTCTAACTGGTTTTTCAACCAAGGTGGACGGGGTGCTTTGCGGACGATGGGTAGCAGGTTACAGAATATACTGATTTCCTCAGCAATTATATCGATATTGTATAAACTTTATGGCGATCGCGTCCGTACTTTAGTTTTAGCTAATACACCGGAACGCTTGGGTGAATGGCGGCGTGGCTTACAAGACTGCTTAGGAATTGGTCGTCCAGATTTTGGGCCTGACCGGGGAGTTGTATTATTTGAGTCTCCAGAAGCAGTGGCACAAAAAGCCGAACGCTTGGAAAAATCCAAGCAACTGCCTTTAATTATCATTGATGATTCTGAAGAGTTAATCAGCTTGGCACTGTTGCAATTTCCTTTATGGTTAGCCTTTGCCCCTGACCCCAAAATGATGAGAAGTTACGAAGATGATTTTTAA
- the plsY gene encoding glycerol-3-phosphate 1-O-acyltransferase PlsY, whose translation MSTWLILCGAILFVAYLLGSLPTGYTIVKLLKGIDIREVGSGSTGATNVLRTLGKGPGAFVLLIDCLKGVLAIFLVYWLFNFAQNQDLIPSTVNFGIWQAWMVTLAGLAVVLGHSKSIFLGFTGGKSVATSLGVLLAMNWQVALATAGVFAVVVAISRIVSLSSISGAIAVSIFMVLLHQPLPYILFGVAAGLYVILRHRSNIERIIAGTEPKLGQKLQTQTPESVNI comes from the coding sequence ATGTCTACTTGGTTAATTTTGTGTGGAGCAATTCTATTTGTAGCTTACCTGTTGGGTTCTCTACCCACTGGTTACACAATAGTGAAGCTATTAAAAGGCATTGATATTCGGGAAGTTGGTTCCGGTTCTACGGGAGCAACTAATGTGTTAAGAACACTGGGTAAGGGGCCTGGGGCATTTGTTTTGTTAATTGATTGCCTCAAGGGAGTTTTAGCTATCTTTCTGGTTTACTGGTTGTTTAACTTTGCCCAAAATCAAGATTTAATTCCCTCAACCGTCAATTTTGGAATCTGGCAAGCGTGGATGGTAACTTTAGCAGGACTAGCAGTAGTACTCGGACACAGTAAATCTATTTTTTTAGGGTTTACTGGTGGTAAGTCTGTTGCTACCAGTTTGGGAGTATTGCTGGCGATGAATTGGCAAGTCGCTTTGGCAACAGCAGGAGTATTTGCCGTTGTCGTAGCAATATCAAGAATTGTATCTTTAAGTTCAATTTCTGGTGCGATCGCAGTTTCCATTTTCATGGTACTTCTGCACCAACCCCTACCCTACATCTTGTTTGGCGTTGCGGCTGGTTTGTATGTAATTTTGCGGCATCGTAGTAATATTGAGCGTATTATTGCAGGTACTGAACCAAAGTTAGGACAGAAGTTACAGACACAGACACCGGAAAGCGTCAATATATAA
- a CDS encoding type II toxin-antitoxin system MqsA family antitoxin, whose protein sequence is MKCDICSSQGVNIRRVARTYGKGEDLLVIENIPIISCPHCGESYLTAETLHEIERIKQNRTSLAVERYVDVASFGEDNSPIAV, encoded by the coding sequence ATGAAGTGCGATATTTGCAGTAGTCAAGGTGTAAATATTCGCAGGGTTGCGAGGACGTATGGTAAAGGTGAAGACTTGCTGGTAATTGAGAATATTCCAATAATCAGTTGTCCTCATTGTGGCGAGAGTTACCTAACAGCAGAAACCCTGCATGAAATTGAGAGAATTAAACAAAACCGCACAAGCTTGGCGGTTGAACGTTATGTGGACGTGGCTAGTTTTGGTGAGGATAACTCACCTATTGCTGTATGA
- a CDS encoding SDR family oxidoreductase, with protein sequence MNSEKQIPRIAIATGANRGIGLEVARQLARQNITVILGARNLEKGKAAAETLAKEGLEVLPRWLDVTNQESIDRLATQVKEEFGRLDILINNAGILYDTWQQAINANFDTVHEALETNTFGPWRMCQAFIPLLRQSQHGRIVNVSSGAGSLTSMSGGTPAYSVSKVALNALTRMLADELRSTGILVNSVCPGWVATDMGGAGGRPVEDGAAGIVWAATLPDDGPTGGFFRDGKPLPW encoded by the coding sequence ATGAACTCAGAAAAGCAAATACCAAGGATAGCGATCGCTACTGGTGCAAATCGCGGTATCGGACTGGAAGTTGCACGTCAACTTGCTCGTCAAAATATTACTGTAATTTTAGGAGCGCGTAACTTAGAAAAGGGAAAAGCCGCAGCCGAGACATTGGCAAAAGAAGGACTTGAGGTTTTACCGCGTTGGCTGGATGTGACTAATCAAGAGAGTATTGATCGCCTAGCGACTCAAGTCAAAGAAGAATTTGGGCGATTAGATATCCTGATTAATAATGCTGGCATTCTCTACGACACTTGGCAGCAGGCAATTAATGCTAACTTTGATACAGTACACGAAGCATTGGAAACCAACACCTTTGGCCCTTGGCGCATGTGTCAAGCATTTATTCCCCTGCTACGCCAAAGCCAACATGGTCGAATTGTAAATGTTTCCAGTGGGGCTGGATCGTTGACTAGCATGAGTGGTGGCACACCTGCATACAGTGTGTCAAAAGTAGCACTCAATGCCCTGACTCGAATGTTAGCTGACGAGTTAAGAAGTACTGGCATTTTGGTTAACTCAGTTTGTCCAGGCTGGGTTGCAACCGATATGGGTGGTGCAGGAGGAAGACCAGTTGAGGATGGTGCAGCAGGGATTGTGTGGGCAGCCACATTACCAGATGATGGCCCAACCGGTGGATTCTTCCGCGATGGGAAACCTCTGCCTTGGTAA
- a CDS encoding PAS domain S-box protein, translated as MSAQQLEQVKQLQATLTKMEVTLSAIADAVVWIGEDRRIQWCNSSFESLVNQLHGTVCGLQLTDLLPLAQTGQPVAENFYPDVRLLNGEYATTNYQLTQGERSLILEISGNCTRLAEEKFAVLVIRDITKIQQTQESLQEIEERLQTLINATPDIICLKDGEGRWLLSNQANLEFLELQGVDYRGKTDAELAQFANFYHDVLLNCCDTDEQAWQLACVHRVEEIVPRPDGTASSLDMIKAPLFHQDGRRKALVVLGRDISERQAALRERQQTQVTLENSLSLLSAIFESIQDGILAVNTYSNITSYNQKFLEMWSVPPEILTEPDHLKRLMHLANQLKDPDGFLQRVRELYAQPELVSNDLLELRDGRVFERYSCPQRIGEQIIGRVWSFRDVTQRQKSEEALRQSELQYRSIFEAINDGLFITEIETEKVVEVNPAACQMHGYTYEEFIALHPSAYIHPDSHHVFYEYLKTMRVGEQFYGQAVDVCKDGTLIDVEVKGTTCIYNGKPHVLAIVRDITVRKLIEEALRQSEAQYRDLVQTANCIILRWDGNGDIIFLNDYGQRLFGFDVDEIIGRNVVGTIVPETETSGRDLQALMVDICQHPEKYIFNENENLCKNGDRVWIVWANKPILDERGNLIEILSVGTDATKRKRAEAALQESELKFRTIVENANDLIFVLNLDGIFTYHSPNVTSIMGYSLAEIEGHSVVEFTKPEDLAISAAALQRAALGEKLTGIEVRLRHKNGSWRWFNFNTSTINTSSGEIAIAGVGRDITERKQAEEALRRSEMKYRNIFENSQVGIFRTRQKDGLIVDANQRGAEILGFACAADLIGKHFTTDLYVNINDRTRMLAELEKYGEVRNFELALRRFDGSVVWVLLSIRLNVEESCLDSVFTDISDRKYQEQALRLIVEGTAAKTGDEFFNSCVRYLAEVLQVQYALVTEFNDEPKTKVRTLAFWCCGNIGDNLEYDLRGTPCQHTLQGKMCHYPQQVQAAFPEDADLVRMNAESFLGVPLTSSCGEIIGHLAVIDVKPMQPDPGRELIMKIFAARAGAELERKQAEAALQQSELKFRTIVEKVNDVLFVINPHGVFTYISPNILNTTGFAPQEIEGNHFASFTHPEDVPKCLDAAQTVLATGEGISNTEFRGRRRNGGWVWQTANIVRTQDAQGNFQIVGIARDISDRKQAEEALQRRTQAESLISSISRQFIDQDLETAINFTLQAIAQFIDAEHSCIFECSSDQREFYLIHEWCSEDVPPLIDIARGSPVEAFPYFYEPILCGRHRQISCVEKLPPHLPERKLFASMSFQSLLAVPMLHAGRVVGFVGAAMIHQTKTWNQEDINLLKLVGEIIAIGRSRHQAEEALRIAKEAAETANRAKSAFLANMSHELRTPLNAILGFSQLMERDTSLNSNQRESLATINRSGEHLLNLINDVLEMSKIEAGHIVCNPEDFDLYLLLQILQEMFQARTQAKHLFLNFEIAPDLPRYINTDEGKLRQVLINLLGNAVKFTQAGGVTLRARLGTGDRGQGGQKGNFSSHTSRRDESRLYITPHTPHLPNPQSLIFEVEDTGRGIAPEEMENLFQPFVQTTSGIQTKEGTGLGLTISRQFVRLLGGEIHFSSTLGQGSTFSFDIQVNLASALKVAPKLSKGRVIGLAADQPSYRILVVDDRPENRDLIVQLLGSVGFEVDAANNGQEAIARWQNRQPHLIWMDMRMPIMNGYDATKEIRAREKTTATNFRTVIIALTASAFEEQQASILAVGCDDLIRKPFREQVIFEKIAEYLQVRYVYAEDSSDNVTSNQSENIQSSIVDLHSAITVMSAAWLEEVNQAAVEVDAERIFQLIEQIPQTHSDLAENLANLVRSFCFDEIIELTN; from the coding sequence ATGAGCGCACAACAGCTAGAGCAGGTGAAGCAATTGCAAGCTACCCTCACCAAAATGGAAGTAACGCTAAGTGCGATCGCGGATGCTGTAGTCTGGATAGGAGAAGACCGACGCATTCAATGGTGCAATTCTAGCTTTGAGTCTCTGGTTAACCAACTCCACGGCACTGTTTGCGGCTTGCAGTTAACTGATTTACTACCTTTAGCACAAACCGGACAACCAGTTGCGGAAAATTTCTATCCGGATGTGCGATTACTAAATGGGGAATACGCAACAACAAATTATCAGTTAACACAAGGTGAACGTAGCCTGATATTAGAAATTTCTGGGAACTGCACTAGATTAGCTGAGGAAAAATTTGCCGTACTGGTGATTCGAGATATTACAAAAATTCAACAAACTCAAGAATCCCTGCAAGAAATTGAGGAACGATTGCAGACATTAATTAACGCTACACCCGATATTATTTGTTTAAAAGATGGCGAGGGAAGATGGTTGCTGTCAAACCAGGCTAACCTGGAGTTTTTAGAACTACAAGGCGTTGATTATCGAGGCAAAACCGACGCAGAACTAGCACAATTCGCCAATTTTTATCATGATGTCTTGCTTAATTGCTGCGACACAGATGAGCAAGCTTGGCAATTGGCATGTGTGCATCGTGTAGAAGAAATTGTCCCCCGACCTGATGGGACAGCCAGTAGTTTAGATATGATTAAAGCACCCCTGTTTCACCAGGATGGGAGACGCAAGGCTCTTGTAGTATTAGGGCGGGATATTAGCGAACGGCAAGCCGCGCTACGTGAACGCCAACAAACCCAAGTCACTTTAGAAAACTCTTTGTCTTTGTTAAGTGCGATCTTTGAATCAATTCAAGATGGTATCTTAGCAGTTAATACTTACAGTAATATTACCAGTTATAATCAAAAGTTCTTAGAAATGTGGTCAGTTCCGCCAGAAATTTTGACGGAACCAGATCATTTGAAGCGGTTGATGCATCTAGCGAATCAGCTAAAAGATCCCGATGGGTTTTTGCAACGAGTTCGAGAATTATATGCCCAGCCAGAGCTAGTAAGTAACGACTTGTTAGAATTGCGAGATGGCAGAGTATTTGAGCGCTACTCCTGTCCTCAGCGTATCGGCGAACAAATTATTGGTAGAGTGTGGAGTTTCCGTGATGTTACTCAACGCCAAAAGTCAGAAGAGGCGCTGCGACAAAGTGAGTTGCAATACCGTAGTATTTTTGAAGCAATCAATGATGGACTATTTATTACTGAGATAGAAACTGAAAAAGTCGTCGAAGTGAATCCGGCTGCTTGCCAAATGCATGGTTACACCTACGAAGAATTTATCGCTTTGCATCCATCAGCCTACATTCACCCAGACTCCCATCATGTTTTCTATGAGTATCTGAAGACAATGCGAGTCGGTGAGCAATTTTACGGGCAAGCGGTTGATGTCTGCAAAGATGGTACTTTAATAGATGTGGAAGTCAAAGGTACAACTTGCATTTACAACGGAAAGCCACATGTTTTAGCTATAGTGCGAGATATTACAGTTCGCAAACTTATTGAGGAAGCCTTACGCCAAAGCGAAGCACAATACCGCGATTTGGTACAAACAGCCAACTGCATCATTCTGCGTTGGGATGGCAATGGTGACATTATATTTTTAAATGATTACGGTCAAAGGCTGTTTGGCTTCGATGTAGATGAAATTATCGGACGCAATGTCGTTGGCACAATTGTTCCCGAAACTGAAACTTCTGGACGCGACTTACAGGCATTAATGGTGGATATTTGTCAGCACCCAGAAAAGTATATATTTAACGAAAACGAGAACTTGTGTAAAAATGGCGATCGCGTTTGGATAGTCTGGGCAAATAAGCCTATTTTAGATGAGCGAGGCAACTTAATTGAAATTCTTTCAGTAGGGACTGATGCTACAAAACGCAAACGCGCTGAAGCAGCCCTCCAGGAAAGTGAGTTAAAGTTCCGTACTATTGTTGAAAATGCCAATGATCTGATATTTGTTCTCAACCTAGACGGAATTTTTACCTATCACTCGCCTAATGTCACCTCAATTATGGGATATAGCTTGGCAGAAATCGAAGGTCATTCTGTGGTGGAGTTTACCAAACCAGAAGATTTGGCAATTAGCGCTGCTGCATTACAAAGGGCAGCTTTAGGGGAAAAGTTGACTGGTATTGAGGTGCGACTGCGACACAAAAACGGCAGTTGGCGTTGGTTTAACTTTAACACTTCCACAATTAATACTTCTAGTGGTGAAATTGCGATCGCAGGTGTGGGACGCGATATTACAGAACGCAAGCAAGCAGAAGAAGCCTTACGTCGTAGTGAAATGAAATACCGCAACATCTTTGAAAATTCTCAAGTAGGGATTTTTCGCACTCGCCAGAAAGATGGATTAATAGTGGATGCTAATCAACGCGGTGCGGAGATTCTAGGTTTTGCCTGTGCTGCTGACCTGATTGGCAAACATTTCACCACTGACTTATATGTTAATATAAATGACCGCACCCGAATGTTAGCTGAGTTAGAAAAGTACGGCGAGGTACGTAACTTTGAACTCGCATTGCGTCGCTTTGATGGCTCTGTCGTTTGGGTATTATTGTCAATCCGCCTCAATGTAGAAGAGTCTTGTTTAGATTCTGTCTTTACAGATATTAGCGATCGCAAATACCAAGAACAAGCTTTACGCTTAATTGTTGAGGGGACAGCAGCTAAAACAGGTGATGAATTCTTTAATTCCTGCGTTCGTTACCTTGCTGAGGTATTGCAAGTTCAGTATGCCCTAGTGACTGAATTTAATGATGAGCCAAAAACGAAAGTCCGGACTTTGGCTTTTTGGTGTTGTGGGAATATTGGTGACAACTTGGAATATGATTTGCGCGGTACACCTTGTCAACACACTTTACAAGGCAAGATGTGTCACTACCCCCAACAAGTGCAAGCCGCTTTCCCCGAAGATGCAGATTTAGTGAGGATGAATGCCGAAAGTTTTCTAGGTGTTCCTCTGACTAGTTCATGCGGCGAAATCATTGGACATCTAGCAGTGATAGATGTCAAACCAATGCAGCCCGATCCGGGGCGGGAACTGATTATGAAAATTTTTGCTGCCCGTGCCGGTGCGGAACTAGAACGCAAACAAGCAGAAGCAGCCCTACAGCAAAGCGAGTTAAAGTTTCGCACGATCGTGGAAAAAGTTAATGATGTACTATTTGTTATTAATCCTCATGGGGTATTTACTTACATATCCCCTAATATCTTGAATACTACCGGATTTGCCCCCCAGGAAATAGAAGGCAATCACTTTGCATCCTTTACCCATCCCGAAGACGTGCCAAAATGTCTAGATGCCGCCCAAACTGTTTTAGCAACAGGTGAAGGAATTTCTAATACTGAGTTTCGTGGCAGACGTCGTAATGGGGGCTGGGTTTGGCAAACTGCAAACATAGTCCGCACACAAGATGCCCAAGGTAATTTCCAGATTGTGGGCATAGCTCGTGATATTAGCGATCGCAAACAGGCAGAGGAAGCCTTGCAACGTCGTACTCAAGCAGAAAGTTTAATTAGCAGCATTTCTCGGCAATTTATTGACCAAGATTTAGAAACAGCAATTAATTTTACACTACAAGCGATCGCTCAGTTTATTGATGCTGAACACAGTTGCATTTTTGAATGCTCCAGCGATCAAAGAGAATTTTATCTCATTCATGAATGGTGCAGTGAAGATGTTCCCCCATTGATTGATATTGCCAGAGGTTCGCCTGTGGAAGCTTTCCCCTATTTCTATGAGCCGATTCTCTGTGGTAGACATCGCCAAATCTCTTGTGTGGAAAAACTACCGCCCCATCTACCTGAGCGAAAATTGTTTGCAAGTATGTCGTTTCAATCTTTACTTGCTGTACCCATGCTTCATGCTGGTAGAGTGGTTGGGTTTGTGGGTGCAGCGATGATTCATCAGACGAAAACCTGGAACCAAGAAGATATTAATTTATTAAAACTCGTAGGTGAAATCATAGCGATCGGTCGATCTAGGCATCAAGCAGAAGAGGCACTGAGAATTGCCAAAGAAGCCGCCGAAACTGCTAACCGTGCCAAAAGTGCTTTTTTGGCTAATATGAGTCACGAACTCCGCACGCCTTTAAATGCCATCCTGGGTTTTTCTCAATTAATGGAACGAGACACCAGCCTCAACTCAAATCAGCGTGAATCTTTGGCTACCATTAACCGTAGTGGCGAACACTTACTCAACCTGATTAACGATGTGTTGGAAATGTCCAAAATAGAAGCCGGACACATTGTTTGCAACCCCGAAGATTTCGATCTTTATTTACTGTTGCAAATTTTACAAGAAATGTTCCAGGCACGGACACAAGCAAAGCATTTGTTTCTCAACTTTGAAATTGCTCCCGATCTTCCCCGTTATATCAACACAGACGAGGGCAAACTCCGCCAAGTTCTGATTAACCTCTTGGGTAATGCCGTTAAATTTACACAAGCAGGAGGAGTAACATTACGGGCGAGGTTGGGGACTGGAGATCGGGGACAAGGCGGACAAAAAGGAAATTTTTCTTCCCACACTTCCAGACGCGATGAATCGCGTCTCTACATTACTCCCCACACTCCCCATCTCCCCAATCCCCAATCCCTAATCTTTGAAGTCGAAGACACCGGACGGGGGATCGCACCAGAAGAAATGGAGAATCTTTTCCAGCCTTTTGTCCAGACAACAAGCGGTATCCAAACTAAGGAAGGTACTGGGTTAGGGCTAACTATCAGCCGTCAGTTTGTGCGATTGCTGGGGGGTGAGATTCACTTTAGTAGTACCTTGGGACAAGGATCTACTTTTAGCTTTGATATCCAAGTCAATTTGGCATCAGCATTGAAAGTTGCACCAAAGTTGAGTAAGGGACGGGTGATTGGGTTGGCAGCAGATCAACCCTCTTACCGTATTCTCGTAGTGGACGATCGCCCCGAAAACCGTGACTTAATTGTGCAACTCCTTGGTAGTGTAGGTTTTGAGGTAGATGCTGCCAATAACGGGCAAGAAGCGATCGCTAGATGGCAAAATCGACAACCCCACCTAATATGGATGGATATGCGGATGCCTATAATGAACGGTTACGACGCAACAAAAGAAATTAGAGCCAGGGAAAAAACTACAGCTACAAATTTCCGCACTGTAATTATTGCTCTGACTGCTAGTGCTTTTGAAGAACAACAGGCAAGTATCTTAGCCGTTGGTTGCGACGATTTAATTCGCAAGCCATTCCGAGAACAAGTAATTTTTGAAAAGATAGCTGAATATTTGCAGGTACGCTATGTGTATGCAGAAGACAGCAGCGACAATGTAACAAGCAATCAGTCAGAGAATATTCAATCTTCCATTGTGGATCTGCACTCTGCGATTACTGTGATGTCGGCTGCATGGCTAGAAGAAGTTAATCAAGCAGCAGTTGAAGTTGATGCTGAGCGAATTTTCCAATTAATAGAGCAAATTCCGCAAACTCATTCTGACTTGGCAGAAAATTTAGCAAATTTAGTACGCAGTTTCTGCTTTGATGAAATTATTGAACTAACGAATTGA
- a CDS encoding DUF4258 domain-containing protein — protein MFDEILRRMREKVTSLQYVMTLHAEEEMNDDNLTIYDIQKSILTGDILERQKHKVTVE, from the coding sequence ATGTTCGATGAAATTTTACGACGAATGCGGGAGAAGGTCACATCGCTTCAATATGTAATGACTCTCCATGCAGAAGAAGAAATGAACGATGATAATTTAACAATCTACGATATCCAAAAAAGCATCCTGACAGGTGATATATTGGAACGTCAAAAACATAAAGTCACTGTCGAATAA
- a CDS encoding plasmid partition protein ParG — protein sequence MLCQNDVMAKPEDTVKLVIGKELKIRFKSLCVQAETDMSSVAKDLIAQWCSEQEKKLAQEKKSYE from the coding sequence ATGCTATGCCAGAATGATGTGATGGCAAAACCCGAAGATACGGTCAAACTGGTAATTGGCAAGGAATTAAAAATCCGTTTCAAGTCCCTATGTGTCCAGGCAGAAACGGATATGAGTAGTGTTGCTAAAGATTTAATAGCGCAGTGGTGTAGTGAGCAAGAGAAAAAGCTTGCTCAAGAGAAAAAAAGCTATGAATAA